ccgattgataaacggccaaagataaaagttacacattaccaaaaagattaagcataaatattacagaagtaaactaaacctagacaactcgtagttgccaacgcgttttcggcgtttcaaagttaatttttcagctttaataaatttacaaaagtgaccgagtagcctactttggagatttttagaaaattcctcaaaactcgtattgacaaacggtcaaagcctgcaaattctcgttaccacaaagatataacatgatttttggcaagagtaaacacatatcaggccgaccatgacaactgatacaaaactgacatttttaaataaaaaagtttcagctctttttagaattttaaaatgtgaccaaaccgtcaactttgatgatttttagaaaaatcgtcgagacttgaattgacaaacggccagagtcttttgttagaccttacagcagagaattcagtggtattttttttatatatatgaaacaatgcagatcagcgagaatttcagttcccgtttcgacatttcatcaaaatttgcaaaacttcttttgtccataacttgacaaccgttcaactaaacgagacgtgttttatatgaaaattcatctactcgacgagtagaatccaaataaccactttttataacccagaaaattagttcactaattatcatcagcaattttaattacgaaattaattatacaatttgtttatttcataactttctaaccgttacttggattcaagtgattcttaaaccaaaattcaactatttttcgctagctttccaacaacatgcatatcttataccttatctcaatcgtatatgtaactaattcaggaatcaacataacctatctaatggcaatatcaaaagtacaagcatgcataatcctatatactcgagcactagtcagggatacactattagtatgtaaaaattaaattatgagtactcacatatcaatattgagattcaatattgcaggaaaggtacgtaaacgcaacggagatgataaacactatattgacctcacgagcatacccatgaaccatactcaatcacctccatagctataacccataatttccttaatcctatcccactcgaaaaaacaacttcgaaatcactcggacagcactccgtcgtaatattttatgtatactactaatatcttgatataatacggagtaaatatatatatgtaaatcgattgagagagtttagagaaaactattttcaagtttctatgaaataatgaaacctattgaattctatttataatagatttttgaattattaaagtgaattattaaagtatgaattattaaagtgaattattaaagtatgaattattaaagtgaattattaaagtatgaattattaaagtgaattattaaagtatgaattattaaagtgaattattaaagtatgaattattaaagttaaagtaaagtaaaaataaagtaaaggtaaagtttaagtatagtaaaagtataaaactatgtacgtataatatgcgtataaatatatataatattaatttaaatcgttatatatatttaataaaataaaatataaatatcgttatctttatcatactagttaagtaatgagttgtcaaaagtggttctagatatttataaaagttatatacgttttaataataaagttctttttaaactgaaaacgtttttgtacgtttgaaactaaatagatcaatcgagtctttatgagattcaatcttccactatcctttgtctagttctcaatgattgacaatttgttcatatttataaatcactttaccattttccgaatattgttaaaatgaaaagatttctcaaatcaacgtgggcctttcaacagaggcttgtaatcataatttaatatatctgataattcaatcatttgatcttatcttctaattccattgataaacattttgaaacagatacaatcatataaagtatttaatctaatattttgtttacgtttcaagttataatatatatacacatatacatatataatcatatttgtttaatggttcgtgaatcgttggaacttggtcgaggttgaatgaatgtatgaacatagtttaaaattcttgaaatttaacttaacaaatattgcttatcgtgtcgaaaacatataaagattaaagtttaaatttggttggaaatttccgggctgTTACATTGAGCATCTTGGTATAGGAGTAACTAGAATGGTTGGACCgatttcatttgtgtcctcctcatcactagaactcgcactatgttcggaatcatcaccgctttccgaatcatccccatcattagcattttccgatGCCTCACCGTCATTCAGAAATTCATTGTTTcccaaactcccactagaacctgcaagatcatcaatagaaacatcgtcaaaagtaacttgactcagtttaggactccccgtttccggtttgccatagaccgaatcttcatcaaaagtaacatctcgcgaacgaattacttttctagattcgttgtcccaacaacgataacccatttcatccgacccgtagcctatgaaaatgcacttctttgacttagcttcaagcttgtctctatccgcatctttggtcttcacatatgcattacacccaaagatcataaggtgaccataactcaccttcttgccTTTCCATTCTTCCTcgagaattcggaaacccaacggtgttgagggtcccctatttatcaaataagccgccgtgcttaccgcatccgcccaaaacatcttaggcaaaccggcatgtagtctcatactcttagcccttttatTTAACGTACAATTCATACGTTCGGAGactccattgtgttgcggtgttttcggtaccgttttcaacattctaataccgagctttgcacaatggtctttaaattcaagactaccatattcccctccattatccgacttcaagcacttgactttcaagttagtttcattttctaccatagctttccacttcacaaaagtattaaacacatcggatttagctttaagaaaataaacccatacctttcgagtggaatcgtcaatgaaggtgatataataacgagaacctccatgtgattctacattggttggaccaaacacatccgtatgaacgagctccaatttctccaccttaggtgcattccccgatttcccaaaattaaccttcttttgcttcccataaacacatggttcgcaaaacccaagttctactttCTTCAAATTCGGAATTCTCcgactcgaaacaagcatcttcatacccttctcactcatatgcccgagtcttcggtgccatagagttgattcagactcaacattaaccgtagcaaccaccgtatCTTCATCTAACACTTTAactatataaagagttccccttttatgtccacgagccactacacaactacccttaaccaccttccattggcggttttcaaaagtaaccgcgttaccttcatcatctaattgaccaaccgaaataagtttcctttttaatttaggaatgtaccttacgtttttcaagatccaattagaaccaagagtagtcttcaaaacaacatctccaatgccctctatattgattTGCTTGTTGtctgccaatctcaccttgccttgatatgagcgaaaattcttcatcatgattttgacatgagtagcatgaaacgaagctcctgaatccaaaatccaagattccatagaattttcaacactacacaaaagtgcatcatcactttccccttcggtcaagtttacacctttcgcggaaccatttttgcaattcctttgaaagtgccctttttgattgcaaccccaacaagtaacttcacttctatctttcgatgaattcctcttcttagacttcttcctacccttcttctcaccgcgttcaaatttcctaccccggttgtcggtacttaacaaagaaccggacgttgattctcccgagtttctcctacgagtatcttcaccaagaatcaaatcccttattgctTTAAACgttagcttagtagttcccgtagaactACTAACCGcgataaccgtacccgaccaactatTCGGTAATGATGAgagcaagataagtgcttttagttcatcatcaaacttaatctctaccgattcaagccttgaaatgatattattaaattcattgatatgatccgttgcactcgtaccttccttcatcttagtattgaacaattgacacatgagaaataccttatttgcagctgtaggtttctcatacatgttagagagtgctttcaagcaagaaaacgtcgtcttctcattcacaacgttgtatgcaacgttcttagcaagtgaaagacgaatagcacccaaagcttgacgatccaaaagcgtccaatcgacatcgtccatgctttcgggcttggtctctaacaagggttggtgtagcttattttgatacaagtaatcttcaatttgcatcttccaaaagccaaagtctctcccatcgaatcggtcgattctaaacttcccatcttccgccatcgttcccttaacgaaaccttgtgctctagataccagttgttgggatattaggacccaaacaacgctagtaattctacaagactactagccgagtagtgatactatcaagatcactcaacctacttaatgaacgaaagattaaaatgcaagaaatgtaagaacgacacaagatataacgtggttatatgcaatcgttgtgattgctttagtccacggaccaactagagatcgtttatttactgaatatatgagagtggtgtgttacaattgcatacaatgagttctatatatagagaaaacaagaacaccatgaaactacaacttgatcttcaagtgtgctagcaatcatgaaagataaaccaactaACCATGCTTTTCACCTTGTATTGGCATaatcacagccctaattttaggtgtaaagtgatccactttgcacctaaagtgaaaggaggccaaagcatgctcggatgtaaaggttgcaacttgccaaaTTGCTGACAGAGAGGAGATGCGCCGCTTCTGAAAGAGATGCGCCTCATCCCTATAGTTTTTCATGTTTCAGATTCAAGTCCTCGACTGCAGATTCAATGCCAGGTCTCGATGAGCCGCATCGagatggtgatgcgccgcatcacacgTGTTTGATGCGTCATATCAGTTAAAAGCCCCGCATCCAAAACCTTCTGCATAAAATGCtgcatggatgcgccgcatcccttgaACGATGCGCCTCATCGCTCACCAGAACTAGATTTCTTGTTGTTTAAGGTCTCCACACTCCAACAACTAATGCCATGTAAGGGGCTTCATTTTTCATCAAAAAGTGACACTAAGGTGTGAGAAAATCATTACGAGAACTCCtagattttttattattattattgttatatcgaAAAATTTAATTCACATCCGTAAAGAAACGAAAGATTTAAGTAATTTATGTTTGTtcgtttttgttttcttttttctaTTCAGACGATAACCACATAAATCATACGGTATTTGTTTCTAAATACTTTTTTGAATTTTTATTATATCTATAATTAAGGTtctttttttaataaaaatttacTAGTAATAATGAAACTTTGTTTAGTAATATTTGATGGAGTTTGCTAACTACAACTCTTACGATTGTCGTTAGCATGCATAAATTGATTATACATGGCGGTTACACAGTTACTTTATGATCGCAATTATTGAAATGTACAATCATTTTTTGCACGTTAACGATAGTCTTAAGAGTTGTCGTTAGCAAATTCCTTATTTGATTACAATTGATTCAATAAATACATGTTGCATAAAGTGGGTGAAGCCAGGGAGCATGTGATTCGACTCCCTCTTCATTAACGGAGCTCAATTTAGATTCTGATTTTCTTCTCGTTCTGGAGAAACTATTCGATTTTCTAAAGTGCATAGCAAGCTTTTTAAGCCGATATCAAAAGACTATAAGGTTAGTGTAAAGCTGGATATATTTAGAAAGAGCATGGGCCTGTTTGGAGGGGATGAAACAGTTTTTTCTCTCTTTTTTCCTTTTTTGTTACGTTACGATACTTATTTTAGATTATGTTTTTTATTCTTTTTGGTTTGGTTTAGTTTAGTTCGTTACCTTTTCTGCTTGTTAGTTAGCATTTTATGGCGTTTGTGATCTTTCGTTTAGTCTAGGGGTGTgcataatatccgaatccgaattatccgaaaacccgatccgaaaatatccgaaaattcggatatccggattttcggatatccgaaaatcggatatccggatttttAGATTCGGATGTCGGATCGAATTTTCAgatttttcggatattcggataatccgatatccgaaataaaatacacttattattagtatatttatatttatatttacagatTAGTAGCCTAATGAGTTATGACTTATGGGCTATATAGCTTTCAAGGTAAACTAACATTTTAACTTTTAAGAGTAAAAATATCAAAGAAACAATCAATCGTTAAAAAGAGTAAAGTAGAGTACTGTGATTTATTAATACTTTTTTTTGCTGAAACTGACTTGCATTCATATTTGAATACGCTTTTCTTTTGCTGAAACTGACTTGCATTCATATTTGGATATGCTTTTTGTTTGGTTCATCCTCAAAAGATGGATATTGTAACGATTATGACATACTAATTATAACTTGATTCACCTTCTAGaactatattatatttacattaatGAAAAAACATAAGGTTATTATATGATATAGAATAAATCACGATATAAGTAATATATCACAGTACATCTAAAGTTATAAGAAATATAACAGTATAGGTTAAGCATATAATTAGTGAATATCTCTATATAAATAGCTAACTAGATAATTGTTATGTTTGTGTTATGATGATGTGTTAATCGTATTTTGAACTTTGTTATATTTGTTACGATGATGTGTTAATCGTGTTTTGAACTTTTGTAACACGAAATTAAAAATGTTGAACTTACATGTAtgttacttatgtaatatgagtttTGTCATTTGTATTTTTTGTATTTATTAGATAcagttcggatattcggataatccggtaTCCGAattcgaaatttcggatatccgaattttggatatccgaaatttcggattcgaatTTCGGATGGCCGaattcactatccgaattttcggatatccgaaattcggatatccgaaatttcggatatccggttttgcCCAACCCTAGTTTAGTCCGTGTCTTTTTTATTCTTTCTATCGTTTGATCAAATCCTTTTTAAGATCGTTAGTTTTTTACTTTTTttcgagaaaaaaaaaattaaaaaaaaaatcttcaaTAATCAAAGACCTGGAGAAATAAAATATTTAGCACTCGAATCAATCATTTTGACCACATTTACAGAGACCCATATTCCCTCACACGTCACACTATTCAACACACTCACAGAGTTTCACTGAGATCTCCTTTAAACACATCAAATCAAACAAAAATCACCACCAGAAACAATTAAAATTCATCAATGGCAGCATCATCTGATCTCACCAAATCAAAACAACAAGTTTCCACTATGTTAAAACAAGGTTTCATTTCCGATCTCTTCCTTTCTCCGCCACAACCCGAAACCCCGACCCCACCCACCCAAAGCCCGATCCGACCCATACCCACACCCACTGCCACACCCAGTCCCACTCTGTTCGAAATGATGTCAGAGGAACAAGCGCGTGACTCCACGAACCACCAACACCAACAGACCGTCGACCCGACCCGGGTCCGAATAGAAGAACGGGTCGCCAGGGTTTTATCTGAAGCTCCGTTTAGAAACCCAGGTGAGTGGGGGTTAGGGTTTGGTGATGTGAAGCTCACATGCACGGCACGTGATGGGTTCAGTGTGTCAATGGATGTTCATAGGGAAGTGTTGGTGGGCCGGAGCCGGTTTTTTAAAGATAAGTTGGGCCTGAGAAGTGGGTCCCATCATTCTGTTGAGATTTGTGAGTGTGATGATGTGGTGGTTTATATTGAAACATTAGTTTTGATGTATTGTGATGATCCTAAAGTTAAGATGGTTGGTGAACCTGTTTCTAAGATCTTAGGTTTGCTCAAGGTATGCATTTTACttgctatttatttatttatttattgttattgttattgttatttaatttaattGATGTGATTTATTGTGTTGTTTGGTGTGATTTTGTGAACCGTGTACTGTTGATTTTGTATAAATGTTTATGTACTCCGTACTAGAAATAACAAAACTGTTGTGTTCTAAATAGTAAAAGAATAACTAAAAATTTCATGCTAATTTGGATTCTAGATATGGCCAGTTTGACCCAAAAAGTCAACCAATTGGACAACTTTTAGCGAAATTGATACCAGATTTATGATTCCACTTATGATTTTGGCGAAACTTGATTGCTATTTTGGTGACATTTACCGTTAATTTGATCATGTAGCAACATTATTATTCATCCTTGATTGTAGGTATGCGATGCGTTGAAATTCGATGATGGAATATCATCGTGTTTAGAGTATTTAGAGGCGGTACCTTGGTCCGAAGATGAAGAAGATAAAGTGATAACAAATCTTAACGAACTTCATAACGATCACGAAGTTTTACAAAGAGTAGCATTCGATCCAACAACTTCATCAAGAATCGATGATATTTTCATGAGGTTACTGACCGGAGTACTACACGCAAAAGACGAAAAAGCCCGTAAAGAAATGAAATCCCTAATTTCTCGATTACTTAAAGAAGAAAAATCCCAAAATACATATGAAATCTCTAAAGAAACGCTTTATACTATTTGTGACAAATGTGTTACTTCTCTTATACTTTGCTTATCTGAAGCAAATGAAAACAGGGGAATGATGAGTGAAATATCTCGACAAGCTGATAATCTCGAATGGGTTGTCGATATCTtgattgaaaaacgaatttgtGAAGAATTTGTTACGTTATGGTCGGGTCAAAACGAGCTTGTAATACTTCATTCAAAAGTTCCAATAATGTATAGACATAAAATAAGCAGGATTACTGCACAGTTATGCATTGCGATCGGTAGAGGAAATGTTTTGGTGCCAAAAGAGACACGCGTCGCTTTACTTTCAACATGGTTGGAAGCTTTGTATGATGATTTTGGATGGATAAAACGC
This genomic stretch from Rutidosis leptorrhynchoides isolate AG116_Rl617_1_P2 chromosome 11, CSIRO_AGI_Rlap_v1, whole genome shotgun sequence harbors:
- the LOC139877393 gene encoding BTB/POZ domain-containing protein At5g60050-like; the encoded protein is MAASSDLTKSKQQVSTMLKQGFISDLFLSPPQPETPTPPTQSPIRPIPTPTATPSPTLFEMMSEEQARDSTNHQHQQTVDPTRVRIEERVARVLSEAPFRNPGEWGLGFGDVKLTCTARDGFSVSMDVHREVLVGRSRFFKDKLGLRSGSHHSVEICECDDVVVYIETLVLMYCDDPKVKMVGEPVSKILGLLKVCDALKFDDGISSCLEYLEAVPWSEDEEDKVITNLNELHNDHEVLQRVAFDPTTSSRIDDIFMRLLTGVLHAKDEKARKEMKSLISRLLKEEKSQNTYEISKETLYTICDKCVTSLILCLSEANENRGMMSEISRQADNLEWVVDILIEKRICEEFVTLWSGQNELVILHSKVPIMYRHKISRITAQLCIAIGRGNVLVPKETRVALLSTWLEALYDDFGWIKRGSRSVDRRLIEDGVSQIILTLPLAQQQSFLMSWFDRFLEKGDDCPNIQRAFEIWWRRAFVRQPVVEPQLQITVCDYPS